CACCGCCTTGTTGACGACTTTCGAGTTCTCCCTGACCTTGAACACCAGCGCGTCCATCCACACGACCAAATAAACGGGATCAAGCGGGCGGTTCTGCCAAGCGACGATGTCTTCGGTGACCCTGTCCGTGATTCTGGAAATCGTCGCGGGGGACACTTCGATCCCGTACGCCTCCGAGACCTGTTCCCGGATATCGCTGTTCGACATGCCTTTGGAGTAAAGCGAGACGATGACGTTTTCCAAACCGTCCACCATGCTTTTGCGCTTGGGCACCAGCATCGGGGAAAAGGTCCCCTCGCGGTCGCGGGGAACACGGATTTGGCTCTCGCCGAAGCTTGTCCTGATTTTTTTCGACCCGTGGCCGTTGCGGTAGTTCCCGTCCTCGCTCTTGCCGTGTTTCCCGTTGCCCAGATGGGCGTCCAGCTCGCCTTCGAGCATCGCCTCGACCGCGTTTTTCTGGAGCCGTTTCAAAAAATCGCCGAGTTCCTCGGCGTTGCCGAACTCCTTGAGGAAGTCTGCGGACAACACGTCTTCCTTGCGAATGGTTTTCTCGTTCTTTTTCATGTCTGAATATAACTTGTTGAAGTATATTCCCGACATCCTGAAACCTATACGAATGAAAATGGGAGTGTCCCCTGCCGGGAGGCTCCTCATTTTGTCAGTCAGTTTTCGGAGACGCTATCGCTCCTCCGAGAAACTGACTGACAAAATCGAGGGAACTTCCCCGCTTCGCTCATATAAATTTCATTTACACACTTAATGAAACGGTACCCCCCAGTCTCTACATGTATAATTTCTTATCTTCAAATTCGGATTTGCAATTAGGCTATTGTAGATACTTTTCACAATACTCGCCTTTCAGCTTCTCCACCTCATCCCCATAACGGTCTTTGAAACCTAATTTTTCGGCAGCGTCTAATGCCTCACAAGCTTTGCGTTTCTTTTTCTTTTTTAAGAAAATCTTCGCCTTAATCATATGGGCGTAAGAGTTTGTCGGATAAATAGAAATCGAGGTCTCGATGTCTTCCATCGCTCCTTTCAGATCGCCTATCTCCAATTTACTGAAGCTCCTATTACTAAAAGCCAACGGCTGCTTGGGGCTAATTCTCAAAGCTTTGTCAAAACATTCGATAGCCTCTTTATGCATATCGTGCTTCTGGTACTTAAAACCCAGATTCAAGTATCCCGGAAAATATTCAGGGTTATTTTTCACAAGTTCTTTTAAGTGTTTCCAAGCCTCATCCGGTCTGCCAACTTCATCACATACCGCAGCCAAATTACTTTTTGCGTTTAGGTTCTTAGGGTCAATCCGACACGCATATACTAGGTCAGAATAAGCCCCGTCATAATCCATGAAATTAGCCTTGTTGCCACCCCTCATTGTAAGAATTTCGGATCGAACACTGTCCGTTACGGCTTTTTCATATGCCACGGTTAAGACTTTCGCCGATTCGCGAAAACCGCCCACCGATGACAAGGCCTCCGCTTGCCCTACATATAAAATCACCGAATCAGGCATTAAGTTTATGGCCTTCCTTAGGGTCATTCCAGCCTCTTTAAATTTTCCCAAAGAGAACAGATAGTGAAACTTTTTATAGTAAACCTTAGCCCTAAGGTTATCCTTTAATAAAATGGAATCCAGCTTTGCTAATTCGCTTTGGAGGTCTTGCTTCGAACTGTTGTCTTGACCTTTAAGAACCATTGGAGCCAAGAAAATAAACACTACAAATAAAAAATTACGCATATTAAGTTAGATAAGTATCTCCGACAAAGTAGCTTACGCTTCCGGAGGAATTAGAACATAAAATTAGTGCAAAATAGAATACTAATACCGCTATTACACCATACCACGGATGGCCTATTAGGCCAAACAAAAACAAATTTGTAACTCTTCGATTAAAAATTACACCGACACTAAATTTATTAAATAATAGCCAAAACCCAACACTCCCTTCCGCTGAACAAACCAACATGTGGACCCTAAGACAAACACCATCCCACACCACACAAAAGACGCAAACGGATGTGGACGCGGGCCTTTCTACCCCAAGACCCTCTAAGCGAGAGCATCCGATGAGTTCCGATAAGTTCAGGGCTGAGCTTGAGGCGGAAGATCCCGAACTTTTCCAAACACGGGCCATCGCCGATCCTTTTATCATTTCTTTGGAAAAAGAACTTGACCTTTATGCCCAATTGGAGGCTTGCGAAGAAGAACTACGGCTTTGCCACCCTTTTTGGAGCTTTGGCCAAAGCCTTGAAAAATTTATAGACCGGCAACAGGCCCTATTCGACCAGAAGTTTATGGCTTTGGATCATATGGAACACGCTATCTACCATTGGTACTCCATTCGGCCTGCCAGATACTTGGAAGAGGAAAGGCAAAGGCGCCCTTTTTCAAAAAGTGTATTCGCTTTACTGGACCGTCTGGCCGAAGAGCACCGTAAACTTACCGCAAGGCTTATCGACGAACGTTTGGAAATCTGGACTCCCGACCGCGACAAGCTTCCGCTGGAAGAGCAGTACGAACTGCAAAGCCTGTGGCGACGGATAGTATACGGATCCGGAACATTATCTATTTCGGGACATAATATGGACGAAGAAAACGATGACTACCGTAACGACCAGCTAGCCAACATCATGAAGTTGCTTACGCGCCCGGCTGGCCGGCAACTAATAAGCCAAATAGATTCCGGAGGCAAACGCGTAAGCGTATGCCCGCCAAAAAATAACGAGGGTGACGACCACTGCAAACCCGACACTTGGTTTAGGCCCAACTACGCGGCCATCAATACCGCGCTTCCTTTTGACGAATCAAACCCAATTCCCGCCGATCTGGCACCGACGCCGGGTCTCGGTTTTCCATCAAAAGTGGTAATCTCCGACCCTAGACAAAAAACGCTGGACAGTT
This Fulvitalea axinellae DNA region includes the following protein-coding sequences:
- a CDS encoding tetratricopeptide repeat protein — translated: MRNFLFVVFIFLAPMVLKGQDNSSKQDLQSELAKLDSILLKDNLRAKVYYKKFHYLFSLGKFKEAGMTLRKAINLMPDSVILYVGQAEALSSVGGFRESAKVLTVAYEKAVTDSVRSEILTMRGGNKANFMDYDGAYSDLVYACRIDPKNLNAKSNLAAVCDEVGRPDEAWKHLKELVKNNPEYFPGYLNLGFKYQKHDMHKEAIECFDKALRISPKQPLAFSNRSFSKLEIGDLKGAMEDIETSISIYPTNSYAHMIKAKIFLKKKKKRKACEALDAAEKLGFKDRYGDEVEKLKGEYCEKYLQ